Proteins co-encoded in one Rhipicephalus sanguineus isolate Rsan-2018 unplaced genomic scaffold, BIME_Rsan_1.4 Seq7588, whole genome shotgun sequence genomic window:
- the LOC119378276 gene encoding uncharacterized protein LOC119378276 has translation ACQTDDNDTCGGLVLFLCSLDGHNTSTQVSHRTVRDAEVQCSPSTTSRHSGPNQRTSCFSGYESVKSCSSAMRDLCGVTLEMYAVLFALLPVAADRSCDVSMHDRLLLFLMKLKLGITYSSLAILFSVSRMTAARHFNSVLRTLAAATQKWIFVPPRHIIRSLMPNCFKVHYPNCTMIIDCTEVPTEQPASVAQQRALYSNYKGGYTLKFLVAITPNGAVCFHSKAYGGRCSDAFITVHSDFLKEVEPGDMIMADKGFPGITTDLGKAGAVLVMPPFSEARVSSRRPMYRQTYNIARVRIHVERMIQRIKMYNVLNTRVSIELIPAMSDVFHVCCVLANMQPPIIKEPTTAES, from the coding sequence GCCTGCCAGACTGATGATAATGACACCTGTGGAggtttggttttgtttttgtgctcattAGATGGGCATAACACAAGCACACAGGTGTCACACAGAACTGTTCGTGATGCAGAAGTTCAGTGCAGCCCTTCAACCACTTCACGCCACAGTGGGCCAAACCAGAGAACTTCTTGTTTCAGTGGCTATGAAAGCGTAAAATCATGCTCTTCTGCCATGAGAGATCTCTGTGGTGTCACATTGGAAATGTATGCAGTTTTATTTGCGCTGCTGCCTGTCGCTGCTGACCGCTCATGTGATGTTTCCATGCATGACAGACTCCTGCTTTTTTTAATGAAGCTAAAGTTGGGCATTACGTACTCATCACTTGCCATTTTGTTTTCTGTAAGCAGAATGACTGCTGCAAGGCATTTTAATAGCGTGCTTCGCACATTGGCTGCCGCAACTCAGAAATGGATATTCGTTCCACCCAGACACATCATCAGGTCTCTAATGCCCAATTGCTTCAAAGTACACTACCCAAATTGCACCATGATTATAGATTGCACGGAGGTTCCCACAGAGCAGCCAGCTTCTGTAGCACAGCAGAGGGCACTCTATTCAAACTACAAGGGTGGCTACACGCTGAAGTTTCTTGTAGCAATCACACCCAATGGAGCTGTCTGTTTTCATTCTAAGGCATATGGTGGAAGGTGTTCTGATGCTTTCATCACAGTGCATTCCGACTTCCTCAAAGAAGTAGAACCAGGCGACATGATCATGGCTGATAAGGGGTTTCCTGGCATTACCACGGATCTCGGGAAGGCAggggctgtacttgttatgcctCCTTTCTCAGAGGCCAGGGTCAGTTCTCGGAGGCCGATGTACAGGCAGACTTATAACATTGCAAGAGTGCGAATTCATGTGGAACGTATGATCCAGCGGATCAAGATGTACAATGTTTTAAATACACGTGTGTCCATTGAATTGATTCCTGCCATGTCCGACGTTTTCCATGTGTGTTGTGTACTGGCTAATATGCAGCCTCCAATAATAAAGGAGCCAACGACTGCAGAATCTTAA